A section of the Kribbella sp. HUAS MG21 genome encodes:
- a CDS encoding cob(I)yrinic acid a,c-diamide adenosyltransferase encodes MAVNLTRIYTRTGDAGETRLGDNSTTSKTDPRLAAYGEVDEANSAIGVAIAAGHLNSAIAVLLTRIQNDLFDVGADLCNPITPDPEYPPLRITQEYVDRLEGWCDEYNARLTKLRSFILPGGTEGAAYLNVARAVVRRAERAGWAAVEAHGPSVNLLAITYLNRLSDLLFILGRVANLSSGGDVLWVPGGERS; translated from the coding sequence CACCCGCACCGGTGACGCCGGCGAGACCCGCCTCGGCGACAACTCGACGACCTCGAAGACCGACCCGCGGCTGGCGGCGTACGGCGAGGTCGACGAGGCGAACTCGGCGATCGGGGTGGCGATCGCGGCCGGGCACCTGAACAGCGCGATCGCGGTGCTGCTGACCCGGATCCAGAACGACCTGTTCGACGTCGGCGCGGACCTGTGCAACCCGATCACGCCTGATCCGGAGTATCCGCCCTTGCGGATCACCCAGGAGTACGTCGACCGGCTCGAGGGCTGGTGCGACGAGTACAACGCCCGGCTGACCAAGCTCCGGTCGTTCATCCTGCCCGGCGGCACCGAGGGCGCCGCGTACCTGAACGTCGCCCGCGCCGTGGTCCGCCGCGCCGAGCGGGCCGGCTGGGCCGCCGTCGAGGCGCACGGCCCGTCCGTCAACCTGCTCGCGATCACGTACCTGAACCGGCTGTCCGACCTGCTGTTCATCCTCGGCCGCGTCGCCAACCTGTCCTCCGGCGGCGACGTCCTCTGGGTGCCGGGAGGCGAGCGCTCCTAG